A stretch of the Acidilobus sp. 7A genome encodes the following:
- a CDS encoding site-2 protease family protein, with protein MRPWRRSWYYTEVGEPYSWIIGIISVVIAMAGLKAFNIHTYVSPQNSIIVGVVVGVVVHEMMHRNVARRYGMRSSYVTNWLGVIITLLTAVLPIKLIAPGYTKVYSYGFSESRRGILYSVAAGPASNIVMSLVTLVVGVILKVFSTLPALAFTSIWLLNFSYVNFYIALFNLLPIPPLDGYKVLRLAVSLWLLMFFTSLALFIVTLLLV; from the coding sequence TTGCGCCCATGGAGAAGGTCGTGGTATTACACCGAGGTTGGGGAGCCATACTCATGGATAATAGGCATAATCTCCGTTGTGATAGCTATGGCTGGCCTTAAGGCATTTAACATCCATACCTATGTTTCCCCGCAGAACTCCATAATTGTTGGCGTTGTAGTTGGCGTTGTAGTTCATGAAATGATGCACAGGAACGTCGCCCGCAGATATGGCATGAGGTCAAGCTACGTCACTAACTGGCTGGGCGTCATAATTACCTTGCTAACGGCCGTTCTTCCTATCAAGCTCATAGCTCCAGGGTACACGAAGGTCTACAGCTATGGCTTCTCTGAAAGCAGGAGAGGTATACTTTACTCCGTCGCTGCTGGCCCCGCCTCAAACATAGTTATGAGCCTTGTGACCCTAGTTGTGGGTGTTATACTTAAGGTCTTCAGCACGCTTCCCGCGCTCGCATTCACTTCAATCTGGTTGCTTAACTTTTCGTATGTTAACTTCTACATCGCGCTCTTTAACCTCCTGCCGATTCCTCCCCTTGATGGCTATAAGGTGCTTAGGCTGGCCGTCTCACTCTGGCTGCTGATGTTCTTTACATCCCTTGCCTTGTTCATAGTTACTCTGTTACTAGTCTAA
- a CDS encoding RecB-family nuclease, which produces MPVLHNTSSVQKLVDMAKVVLSLGMDVLVTTKVYGAAAQSGIAEAYRLLLKSGKGLVVLPELSDVAEVYRGFQVLLVDKEHAQDLIDPLSDDVTKLGENVLLVFNGSDSPFTPQELSLGRPIYIRGLSYRAGSSAEASLLLYSLMRRANPGAKPA; this is translated from the coding sequence GTGCCCGTTTTACATAACACTTCCAGCGTTCAGAAGCTGGTTGATATGGCTAAGGTCGTGCTTAGCCTAGGTATGGACGTGCTGGTAACTACGAAGGTTTACGGCGCGGCCGCCCAATCTGGCATAGCAGAGGCCTACAGGCTTCTACTCAAGTCCGGCAAGGGCCTTGTAGTTCTTCCTGAGCTGAGTGATGTGGCAGAGGTCTACAGGGGCTTTCAGGTGCTCCTAGTAGACAAGGAGCATGCGCAGGATCTCATAGACCCCCTTTCGGATGACGTCACCAAGCTGGGTGAGAACGTTCTTCTGGTGTTCAACGGCTCCGACTCCCCATTCACGCCCCAGGAGCTCTCCCTGGGGAGGCCTATCTACATAAGGGGGCTCTCATACAGAGCTGGCAGCAGTGCCGAGGCCTCGCTACTGCTTTACTCATTGATGAGAAGGGCAAATCCTGGAGCTAAGCCCGCTTAA
- a CDS encoding aminoacyl--tRNA ligase-related protein — protein sequence MSQEKDHMDYAQELDVAVRPDLAIPVLGTDVGSLLGHGIPLFTIGGGYLRAALSQVLINFHARRGYFIAETPIVSSGALFELSGHMGYYRQNMFVFRLEDRDYAVKPMNCPFHILIFLSELTRRRNKVSLPFKVFEVGRVHRLEPSGSVYGLLRSRSFTQDDAHIITFGKDAVNVVTSVFEEMVTIYSKLFNIDMNPNTVTLRLSLSDKSKIGTEFMGTREEWENAEEFLRGALDNIAKKYGLKYVAAEGEAAFYGPKIDVLVRLGSGQESKEWQLGTIQFDFNLPRRFKIYEAVKELHGSEDVYIIHRALIGSIERFLGAYLENYKGRLPFVLAPLQFAVVAIKAGDNFDQKVIDFASSLHRSLIAKGFRSGYVETTRTSLSGDVRLIESGAKPAVILYIGRKELEKGALTASIYEGGSRRQVSVSANDPLQAADPIEELVRGLEEPVKEIAGFAPRIPGDLSYQL from the coding sequence TTGAGCCAAGAGAAGGACCACATGGACTACGCGCAGGAACTAGACGTGGCCGTTAGGCCTGACCTTGCAATACCGGTGCTTGGGACTGACGTGGGCTCGCTGCTCGGTCATGGCATACCGCTCTTCACCATAGGCGGGGGCTACCTGAGGGCCGCGCTCTCCCAGGTACTTATAAACTTTCACGCAAGACGAGGGTACTTTATAGCTGAGACCCCTATAGTGAGCAGCGGTGCCCTTTTCGAGCTCTCTGGACACATGGGCTATTACAGACAGAACATGTTTGTGTTCAGGCTTGAGGACAGAGACTACGCTGTGAAGCCGATGAACTGTCCCTTCCACATACTGATATTTCTAAGCGAGCTGACCAGGCGCCGCAACAAGGTGTCCCTGCCCTTCAAAGTGTTCGAGGTGGGCAGAGTTCACAGACTCGAGCCCAGCGGCAGCGTCTACGGGCTGCTGAGGTCAAGGAGCTTCACGCAGGACGACGCGCACATAATAACCTTTGGCAAGGACGCAGTCAACGTCGTGACCTCCGTGTTCGAGGAGATGGTCACAATATACTCTAAGCTCTTCAACATAGATATGAACCCCAACACCGTGACCCTAAGGCTGAGCCTCTCAGATAAGAGCAAGATAGGCACGGAGTTCATGGGTACCAGGGAGGAGTGGGAGAACGCTGAGGAGTTCCTAAGGGGTGCCCTGGACAATATAGCTAAGAAGTACGGGCTTAAGTACGTCGCCGCCGAGGGTGAGGCAGCCTTCTATGGACCCAAGATAGACGTCCTGGTAAGGCTTGGCTCAGGGCAGGAGAGCAAGGAGTGGCAGCTTGGCACAATACAGTTTGACTTTAACCTTCCAAGGAGGTTCAAGATTTATGAGGCCGTCAAGGAGCTCCACGGCAGCGAGGACGTCTACATAATACACCGCGCGCTGATAGGGTCCATAGAGAGGTTCCTGGGCGCTTACCTGGAGAACTACAAGGGCAGGCTTCCATTCGTGCTGGCCCCCTTACAGTTCGCCGTAGTTGCGATAAAGGCTGGCGACAATTTTGATCAGAAGGTCATCGACTTTGCATCCTCACTCCACCGCTCGCTGATAGCAAAGGGGTTCAGGTCAGGCTACGTGGAGACCACGAGGACCTCGCTCTCGGGTGACGTGAGACTCATTGAGTCAGGGGCCAAGCCGGCGGTCATACTTTACATAGGCAGGAAGGAGCTTGAGAAGGGCGCCCTGACTGCCTCCATATATGAGGGGGGCAGCAGGAGGCAGGTCTCCGTAAGCGCGAACGATCCACTTCAGGCGGCGGACCCCATAGAGGAGCTTGTTAGGGGTCTGGAAGAGCCTGTGAAGGAGATAGCAGGCTTCGCGCCAAGGATACCCGGGGACCTGAGCTACCAGCTCTAG
- a CDS encoding valine--tRNA ligase, whose amino-acid sequence MKLQPKISETRWDVNKELELLDIWRKEALSSSGSAEWRDKEVLVIDTPPPYASGKWHVGGAAHYAQIDMIARYFRLKGYYVLVPFYADRNGLPVEVQVEKSYGINAKDMASTPGGRRKFLELCREYLDRAEGDLVGVWTRLGCSFEYWREGTDSPKYRTLTQRTFIELFRRGLIYEAERPVRWCPRCGTTLAEAEIEYEERDDFLYYIKYRLADAGEELVVATSRPELLPACAALAYNPQDSRYRGLAGRKAIAPLFGNEVIIVEHPGVDMNFGTGLEMICSYGDEDDVRLFRELNLKPKVIINEKGVMTQDAGFLAGLSVEEARRKVAEELEKQGLLVKKERIRHSVPICWRCKTPLQIINRSEIFLRQLDLREQLRELINKLDMRPEFHKKKLLQWLDAIAMDWPISRDRYYGTEIPLWRCTKCGSLLVPEPGRYYRPWEEQPPWDRCPVCGAPKEYLKGETRVFDTWFDSSISMLYATKWMEDPEFFRKASSSVLRPQGEDIIRTWLYYSLLRVYQLTGKSAFRWVRITGMGLDPKGRPMHKSLGNVIDPDPIIAKYGADAFRFWAASSARLGYDYRYDEKKVVTGRNFATKLWNLARFISSFPEPQEAKLRRIDSAFLALAQKYIDAAISGYENLDVYEPAVQLYELAWNVFASHYVELVKDRAYSESYPEEERASAWYTLHRIYRSIIVLLSPIMPFVTDFIYRQLYDRSVHSERLPGKLLEGPDVDQLAEDARLIMSVNNAVWAYKKSKGLKLSEPLEGSTVMIPARLASYIEDLRSFHKVNFNTYVDERPTGTEIGPGIYITSAQ is encoded by the coding sequence TTGAAGCTACAGCCAAAGATAAGTGAGACCAGGTGGGACGTCAACAAGGAGCTGGAGCTCCTTGACATATGGCGAAAGGAGGCCCTGTCGTCGTCCGGTTCAGCGGAGTGGCGCGACAAGGAGGTGCTAGTGATAGACACGCCGCCGCCCTACGCCAGCGGCAAGTGGCACGTGGGGGGAGCAGCCCACTACGCGCAGATAGACATGATCGCCAGGTACTTTAGGTTAAAGGGTTACTACGTGCTGGTCCCCTTCTACGCCGACAGAAACGGCCTCCCAGTGGAGGTTCAGGTGGAGAAGTCCTACGGTATAAACGCTAAGGACATGGCATCAACTCCTGGGGGCAGGAGGAAGTTCCTTGAACTCTGCAGGGAGTACCTTGACAGGGCCGAGGGGGACCTGGTCGGCGTGTGGACTAGGCTAGGCTGCTCCTTTGAGTACTGGCGTGAGGGGACTGACAGCCCTAAGTACAGGACCCTGACGCAGAGGACCTTCATAGAGCTGTTCAGGAGGGGCCTTATCTACGAGGCTGAGAGGCCCGTAAGGTGGTGCCCGCGCTGCGGCACAACGCTGGCTGAGGCTGAAATAGAGTACGAGGAGAGGGATGACTTCTTGTACTATATAAAGTACAGGCTCGCCGACGCTGGGGAGGAGCTGGTCGTTGCCACCTCTAGGCCTGAGCTCCTGCCCGCCTGCGCTGCACTAGCATATAACCCGCAGGACAGCAGGTACAGGGGCCTGGCGGGCAGGAAGGCCATAGCACCCCTCTTCGGCAACGAGGTTATCATTGTTGAACATCCGGGCGTCGACATGAACTTCGGCACCGGGCTTGAGATGATCTGCAGCTACGGCGATGAGGACGACGTGAGGCTATTCAGGGAGCTTAACTTGAAGCCGAAGGTTATAATTAATGAGAAGGGGGTCATGACTCAGGACGCGGGCTTCCTCGCAGGCCTGAGCGTAGAGGAGGCCCGCAGGAAGGTCGCAGAGGAGTTGGAGAAGCAGGGCCTATTAGTGAAGAAAGAGAGGATCAGGCATAGCGTGCCGATATGCTGGAGGTGCAAGACGCCGCTTCAGATAATAAACAGATCGGAGATCTTCCTCAGGCAACTTGACCTGAGGGAGCAGTTGAGGGAGCTTATAAATAAGCTTGACATGAGGCCCGAGTTCCACAAGAAGAAGCTCTTGCAGTGGCTTGACGCAATAGCGATGGACTGGCCCATATCAAGGGACCGCTACTACGGCACCGAGATACCCCTGTGGCGCTGCACCAAGTGCGGCTCGCTCCTGGTGCCAGAGCCTGGAAGGTACTATAGGCCATGGGAGGAGCAGCCGCCCTGGGACAGGTGTCCCGTCTGCGGCGCCCCCAAGGAGTACCTTAAGGGTGAGACCCGCGTCTTCGACACGTGGTTCGACTCCAGCATATCCATGCTCTACGCGACCAAGTGGATGGAGGACCCTGAGTTCTTCAGGAAGGCGTCCTCTAGCGTCCTGAGGCCGCAGGGCGAAGACATAATAAGGACGTGGCTTTACTACTCACTCCTAAGGGTCTACCAGCTCACGGGGAAGTCAGCTTTCAGATGGGTAAGGATAACCGGCATGGGGCTCGACCCTAAGGGCAGACCCATGCACAAGAGCCTTGGCAACGTTATAGACCCAGACCCCATAATAGCTAAGTACGGCGCTGACGCCTTCCGCTTCTGGGCAGCCTCGTCAGCGAGGCTGGGCTACGACTACAGGTATGACGAAAAGAAGGTCGTAACCGGCAGGAACTTTGCAACTAAGCTGTGGAACCTTGCTAGGTTCATATCATCCTTCCCGGAGCCGCAGGAGGCCAAGCTGAGGCGCATAGACAGCGCCTTCCTGGCCCTCGCGCAGAAGTACATAGATGCGGCCATCAGCGGATATGAGAACCTAGACGTGTACGAGCCTGCTGTGCAGCTCTACGAGCTGGCCTGGAATGTCTTCGCGTCACACTATGTCGAGCTAGTCAAGGACAGGGCCTACTCTGAGAGCTACCCTGAGGAGGAGAGGGCGTCGGCCTGGTACACGCTGCACAGGATTTACAGGTCCATCATAGTCCTCCTCTCGCCGATAATGCCCTTCGTCACGGACTTCATATATAGACAGCTCTACGACAGAAGCGTGCACTCAGAGAGGCTGCCGGGCAAGCTCTTAGAGGGACCTGACGTGGACCAGCTGGCGGAGGACGCAAGGCTAATAATGAGCGTCAACAATGCCGTGTGGGCCTACAAAAAGTCCAAGGGGCTTAAGCTCAGCGAGCCCCTGGAGGGCTCGACAGTAATGATACCTGCGAGGCTGGCCTCCTACATTGAGGACCTGCGGTCATTCCACAAGGTCAACTTTAATACCTACGTCGATGAGAGACCGACAGGAACGGAGATAGGGCCCGGCATTTATATAACCTCTGCCCAATAA
- a CDS encoding malate dehydrogenase — translation MITVVGGAGRVGVTTGAMILLRDLDDVMLIDIKPNAPQGEALDLNHMTAVLGISRRAYGSNDYKDMAGSDVVIVTAGFPRKAGQTREELLKVNADVMKQVADNIKEYAPNSKVLVLTNPSDAMTYVMYKKLGFPRERVIGFSGILDSPRLAYYASVKLNISAASIQPIVLGMHGENMFPAPRLSTVGGVPLTSLMSQKDIDEIVKQTINAGADIIKLRGYSSNWAPAAGLALMAEAIKKDQRKVYIVSAYLNGEYGYRDVIAEVPAVLGRNGIEKILELPLNEEEKKGLDKSISAVRDLINALPPEYK, via the coding sequence ATGATAACCGTAGTGGGAGGCGCCGGAAGGGTAGGAGTCACAACAGGCGCCATGATACTTCTTAGGGACCTGGACGATGTGATGCTTATAGACATAAAGCCCAATGCGCCTCAGGGTGAGGCGCTGGACCTGAATCACATGACCGCGGTCCTAGGCATCTCAAGGAGGGCCTACGGCTCCAACGACTACAAGGACATGGCGGGATCTGACGTAGTTATAGTTACGGCTGGCTTCCCAAGGAAGGCTGGTCAGACCAGGGAGGAACTGCTCAAGGTAAACGCTGACGTCATGAAGCAGGTAGCCGACAACATAAAGGAGTACGCGCCTAACTCGAAGGTCCTGGTCCTCACGAATCCCTCGGACGCCATGACCTATGTCATGTATAAGAAGTTGGGCTTCCCGAGGGAGAGGGTGATAGGCTTCAGCGGCATCCTAGACTCGCCAAGGCTGGCCTACTACGCCTCCGTCAAGCTTAACATATCGGCTGCCTCAATACAGCCTATAGTCCTCGGTATGCATGGCGAGAATATGTTCCCAGCGCCTAGGCTCTCCACTGTTGGCGGCGTTCCTCTGACCTCGCTCATGAGCCAGAAGGACATAGACGAGATAGTGAAGCAGACCATAAACGCGGGCGCCGATATAATAAAGCTGAGGGGCTACAGCAGCAACTGGGCCCCTGCGGCCGGCCTGGCCCTGATGGCTGAGGCCATAAAGAAGGACCAGCGCAAGGTCTACATAGTTAGCGCCTACCTCAATGGCGAGTACGGCTATCGCGATGTAATAGCTGAGGTGCCAGCCGTCCTCGGGCGCAACGGGATCGAGAAGATACTTGAGCTCCCGCTCAACGAGGAGGAGAAGAAAGGTCTCGACAAGAGCATCAGCGCGGTCAGGGACCTGATTAACGCCCTTCCGCCAGAGTACAAGTGA
- a CDS encoding multiprotein bridging factor aMBF1, with amino-acid sequence MPELYCEVCGKPIVGSGHRVIMDGAELLVCDDCFMKLTRSGRAVPVTAKPREVKLKPRRQAKEEVLEVVDNYPDIIRGARESKGWTQAALAQRLKVSEALIKKIESGKYKPTVELARKIEALLNVKLLQPIESEGEGEEPPEDALTFGDVAVVRRDRSS; translated from the coding sequence TTGCCCGAACTTTACTGCGAGGTGTGCGGCAAGCCGATCGTCGGGAGCGGGCACAGAGTTATCATGGATGGCGCAGAGCTCCTCGTATGCGATGACTGCTTTATGAAGCTCACCAGGAGCGGCCGCGCTGTGCCCGTCACCGCGAAACCAAGGGAGGTTAAACTAAAGCCGAGGAGGCAGGCCAAGGAGGAGGTCCTTGAGGTTGTCGATAACTACCCTGACATAATAAGGGGCGCCAGGGAGTCGAAGGGGTGGACCCAGGCAGCCCTGGCCCAGAGGCTTAAGGTCAGTGAGGCGCTCATCAAGAAGATAGAGAGCGGCAAGTACAAGCCTACCGTGGAGCTGGCGAGGAAGATAGAGGCCCTCCTAAATGTTAAGCTGCTCCAGCCCATTGAGAGCGAGGGTGAAGGCGAGGAGCCTCCTGAGGACGCCCTGACCTTTGGCGATGTGGCTGTGGTTAGGAGGGACAGAAGTTCTTGA
- the hflX gene encoding GTPase HflX, whose product MSLAKGAGARRALLVISRDHISHLEEALAIAESASYEVVDIIRRPKPGRRLSDEAVKNISARAQELGVDAIIYYGNLEPSSMYKLERASKVKVLDRVLIILEIFALHAGSKEAKLQIEMARLKHELPLVREYIRRAKLGEQVDFLGPGRYAFESYEKYMISRIARIRRELDELRRRVRTQELARRDSGFILASIVGYASAGKTSIFNAITGERQPTGPEYFTTLFAKHKLVDYRGAKIMLIDTVGFVRDVPAEIIESFYSTLQEAALADVLIFVIDSSEDSDTIKEKLQAGISVLSKLNAINKPIILALNKVDLVPEVELGAKESTVSKLAALAGLRAQVVRVSALKGLNLDLLLEKVASSVGRPGEPTEAVRQGVRAKAGTQAGA is encoded by the coding sequence TTGAGCTTAGCTAAGGGGGCTGGGGCCAGGAGGGCTCTCCTAGTCATCTCGCGCGACCACATAAGCCACCTGGAGGAGGCCTTAGCTATAGCGGAGAGCGCTAGCTATGAGGTCGTTGACATAATAAGGAGGCCCAAGCCTGGCAGGAGGCTCAGCGACGAGGCCGTGAAAAACATCAGTGCGAGGGCTCAGGAGCTCGGCGTCGATGCCATCATATACTACGGCAACCTGGAGCCCTCCTCCATGTATAAGCTTGAGAGGGCCTCAAAGGTCAAGGTGCTTGACAGAGTCCTTATCATACTTGAGATATTCGCGCTTCACGCAGGGTCCAAGGAGGCTAAGCTTCAGATCGAGATGGCCAGGCTGAAGCACGAGCTCCCCCTGGTAAGGGAGTACATAAGGAGGGCTAAGCTCGGGGAACAGGTGGACTTCCTGGGCCCTGGCAGGTACGCCTTCGAGTCCTATGAGAAGTACATGATAAGCAGGATAGCCAGGATACGCAGGGAGCTCGACGAGCTCAGGCGAAGGGTGAGGACTCAGGAGCTGGCCAGGAGGGACAGCGGCTTCATACTGGCCTCGATAGTGGGCTACGCGTCCGCTGGGAAGACCTCCATATTCAATGCCATAACCGGTGAGAGGCAGCCCACAGGGCCCGAGTACTTCACGACCCTCTTCGCCAAGCATAAGCTTGTGGATTACAGGGGGGCTAAGATAATGCTGATAGACACCGTTGGCTTTGTGAGGGATGTGCCGGCGGAGATCATAGAGTCCTTCTACTCCACGCTTCAGGAGGCGGCCCTCGCCGACGTCCTGATATTTGTGATAGACTCCTCTGAGGATAGCGACACAATTAAGGAGAAGCTGCAGGCCGGCATCTCTGTTCTGAGCAAGCTAAATGCAATCAACAAGCCCATAATATTGGCGCTTAACAAGGTGGACCTCGTGCCTGAGGTGGAGCTGGGCGCCAAGGAGTCCACGGTGAGCAAGCTGGCGGCCCTGGCGGGCCTCAGGGCCCAAGTTGTTAGGGTCTCAGCGCTTAAGGGCCTCAACCTTGACCTACTGCTTGAGAAGGTGGCCAGCAGTGTCGGAAGGCCTGGAGAGCCTACCGAGGCAGTACGGCAGGGTGTACGTGCTAAGGCTGGGACACAGGCCGGCGCGTGA
- a CDS encoding tRNA (cytidine(56)-2'-O)-methyltransferase (catalyzes the S-adenosyl-methionine-dependent 2'-O-ribose methylation of C56 in tRNA transcripts) — protein MSEGLESLPRQYGRVYVLRLGHRPARDKRVTTHVALVARAFGANGFVLEGVCDDSVYSSLAKASKTWGGMISYECGVDGHEYVKVWKASGGEIIHLTMYGLPLDDVIGKVSSSPKPKLVVVGSQKVESFYYMNSDYNVAVGWQPHSEVAALALFLDRLFKGRELYYYYSDATAIIMPSERGKRVERRERK, from the coding sequence GTGTCGGAAGGCCTGGAGAGCCTACCGAGGCAGTACGGCAGGGTGTACGTGCTAAGGCTGGGACACAGGCCGGCGCGTGACAAGCGCGTCACGACTCACGTGGCCTTAGTGGCTAGGGCCTTTGGAGCTAACGGCTTCGTCCTAGAGGGCGTGTGCGACGACTCCGTCTACAGCTCGTTGGCTAAGGCCTCTAAGACCTGGGGCGGCATGATAAGTTACGAGTGCGGCGTTGATGGCCATGAATACGTAAAGGTGTGGAAGGCCTCAGGTGGCGAGATCATACACCTGACTATGTATGGCCTTCCACTTGATGACGTTATAGGCAAAGTCTCCTCCTCGCCCAAGCCTAAGCTGGTAGTCGTTGGCTCGCAGAAGGTCGAGTCGTTCTACTACATGAACTCTGACTACAACGTGGCGGTGGGGTGGCAGCCCCACAGCGAGGTGGCGGCCCTTGCACTGTTCTTGGATAGATTATTTAAAGGTCGGGAGCTCTATTACTACTATTCGGACGCCACAGCTATCATAATGCCGAGCGAGAGAGGGAAGAGGGTTGAGCGGAGAGAACGGAAATGA
- a CDS encoding transcription initiation factor IIE subunit alpha, with translation MSGENGNEEESRGLKSLRQLIRILSVKSGIDEAMADDLFDFLLTVDPEKGISDEEVEQIKGYKQADVRKVFRIFYDLRIASYRRGKHPDTGATRYYWYLDSRDADLALLRRKLQVLEKLKMRLKYEKENEFYVCPKDGARYTFDYAYEYQFTCPKCGTMLVPDDNSKYVKVLEDRISRLEEEIKKDERRVFGR, from the coding sequence TTGAGCGGAGAGAACGGAAATGAAGAGGAGAGCAGGGGCCTTAAGAGCCTCAGGCAGCTCATAAGGATACTGTCAGTGAAGTCTGGCATTGATGAGGCTATGGCTGACGATCTCTTCGACTTCCTGCTCACAGTTGACCCTGAGAAGGGGATAAGCGACGAGGAGGTCGAGCAGATAAAGGGGTACAAACAGGCAGACGTAAGGAAGGTGTTCAGGATATTTTATGATTTAAGGATAGCTTCGTACCGCCGTGGGAAGCACCCTGACACAGGGGCCACGAGGTACTACTGGTACCTCGACTCAAGGGACGCGGACCTGGCGCTCCTCAGGCGTAAGCTACAGGTGCTTGAGAAGCTCAAGATGAGACTAAAGTATGAGAAGGAGAACGAGTTCTACGTCTGCCCAAAGGACGGGGCCAGGTACACCTTTGACTACGCCTACGAGTACCAGTTCACCTGCCCCAAGTGCGGCACTATGCTTGTACCTGACGACAACAGCAAATATGTAAAGGTGCTGGAGGACCGCATATCAAGGCTTGAGGAGGAGATCAAGAAGGATGAGAGGCGGGTTTTTGGCCGTTGA
- a CDS encoding DNA cytosine methyltransferase yields the protein MRGGFLAVDLFSGAGGFSRGFELAGFNVAVAVENDPPVAKTYKANFPHTYLIADDVKDVSEVTIKDVSGLGRGDFDVVIASPPCEPFTPTNRKRMQDPTDRILTDPIGQLYLHAIRLIGELKPKYFVIENVSGVAEGPIKKVIEGELRRNGYESIYFNIVHSEKHGAPNERVRAFVSNVELRLKRSAPVTVEEALRGLPEPGSPWPPNHDYPQPLSRRLERKVSRVAWGRAMITFEGADSRRFRNFIRLNPNRPAPTVMGSSRFIHPYEDRLLTVREQARLMGFPDYHVFLGGRDSQYNMVGEAVPVPLARNIADYLMGLLKEGD from the coding sequence ATGAGAGGCGGGTTTTTGGCCGTTGACCTCTTCTCGGGGGCCGGAGGCTTCTCAAGGGGCTTTGAGCTGGCAGGCTTTAACGTTGCTGTCGCTGTTGAGAATGACCCGCCCGTCGCCAAGACATATAAGGCGAACTTCCCTCACACCTACCTCATAGCTGACGACGTTAAGGATGTGAGCGAGGTCACGATTAAGGACGTGAGCGGCCTGGGAAGGGGCGACTTTGACGTTGTTATAGCGAGCCCCCCCTGTGAGCCCTTCACACCAACCAACAGAAAGAGGATGCAGGACCCCACCGACAGGATACTAACTGACCCCATCGGCCAGCTCTACCTTCACGCCATAAGGCTGATAGGCGAGCTGAAGCCCAAGTACTTCGTCATAGAGAACGTGAGCGGCGTCGCGGAGGGCCCCATAAAGAAGGTCATTGAGGGCGAGCTGAGGCGCAACGGCTACGAGAGCATATACTTTAATATAGTGCACTCCGAGAAGCACGGCGCCCCCAACGAGAGGGTCAGGGCCTTCGTGTCTAACGTGGAGCTGAGGCTCAAGCGGTCAGCGCCCGTCACTGTTGAGGAGGCCCTAAGGGGTCTCCCTGAGCCGGGGAGCCCCTGGCCTCCTAACCATGACTATCCTCAGCCGCTCAGCAGGAGGCTCGAGAGGAAGGTGAGCAGGGTAGCGTGGGGTAGGGCGATGATAACCTTCGAGGGCGCCGACTCCAGGAGGTTCCGTAACTTCATAAGACTCAACCCCAACAGGCCGGCCCCCACGGTTATGGGATCCTCCAGGTTCATACACCCATACGAGGATAGGCTGCTCACAGTGAGGGAACAGGCCAGGCTCATGGGCTTCCCAGACTACCACGTGTTCCTGGGCGGCAGGGACTCACAGTACAACATGGTAGGCGAGGCTGTCCCCGTGCCGCTCGCCAGGAACATAGCGGATTACCTTATGGGGCTCCTCAAAGAAGGTGATTAG